From the Bombus pascuorum chromosome 7, iyBomPasc1.1, whole genome shotgun sequence genome, one window contains:
- the LOC132909005 gene encoding nuclease SbcCD subunit C-like, translating to MKTLLLLFACICLAECGAGRKHVREQQAQGYEYEYAQESALSGPALAAGPLAHGRGLPHPGFSVGGPLANIAKGAAEQAHTQLNNQRSAAGQAAFVAKNTLAQAASQSAATAAAALAGKQIVVQGLEQQSRDAHVAVDGENLQLQQAERAANAARTTAKQAMQQLQVVTAALNAAQATADRAAQAAAESAAELAAQTTMLGQAKARAESVDEQLTAARLDYETTQAAAEKAASAAAAAQNNAAAAAAHVADAAADSALLAHQPINPSPLPKLPPPRHGALGEPAVLDAGLHEPSALLAPGALHQADALRSPAALHQAEALRLPSGLHEAAALQEAALRASGLLHEAGPALQSPSGLHRSELLSLANALPTDSYDIKGYRY from the coding sequence ATGAAGACGCTGTTGCTGTTATTCGCGTGTATTTGTTTGGCAGAATGTGGTGCGGGAAGAAAGCACGTTCGTGAGCAACAAGCTCAAGGTTACGAATACGAATATGCTCAAGAATCTGCGCTATCTGGCCCCGCACTAGCTGCAGGTCCACTCGCTCATGGTCGTGGACTGCCACATCCAGGGTTCAGCGTTGGTGGTCCTTTAGCTAATATCGCGAAAGGCGCGGCAGAACAAGCTCACACGCAGTTAAATAACCAACGATCCGCGGCCGGACAAGCGGCGTTCGTGGCGAAGAATACCTTAGCGCAAGCTGCTTCGCAGTCAGCGGCTACCGCGGCTGCGGCACTCGCTGGCAAACAGATCGTGGTCCAAGGGCTGGAACAACAATCGAGAGACGCCCACGTAGCGGTAGACGGGGAGAATCTGCAACTGCAACAAGCGGAACGTGCCGCAAACGCGGCAAGGACCACCGCTAAACAAGCGATGCAACAGTTGCAAGTGGTTACAGCGGCCTTAAACGCGGCACAGGCGACGGCTGATCGCGCGGCGCAAGCTGCCGCGGAGTCGGCGGCCGAGTTGGCGGCGCAAACCACCATGCTTGGTCAGGCGAAGGCACGAGCGGAGTCGGTGGACGAGCAACTCACTGCTGCTCGCCTAGATTACGAAACCACTCAAGCGGCCGCTGAGAAAGCTGCGAGCGCAGCCGCAGCCGCGCAAAATAACGCTGCCGCTGCCGCTGCACACGTTGCCGATGCTGCCGCTGATTCTGCGCTTTTGGCTCACCAGCCGATCAATCCCTCTCCGCTCCCGAAACTTCCTCCACCTCGGCACGGTGCTCTCGGAGAACCTGCCGTTCTCGATGCTGGTCTTCACGAACCCAGTGCCCTTCTCGCACCTGGCGCGCTCCACCAAGCTGACGCTCTCCGTTCACCTGCTGCGCTTCACCAAGCGGAAGCTCTCCGTCTTCCCTCCGGACTTCACGAAGCCGCCGCGCTCCAGGAAGCCGCTCTTCGCGCGTCCGGCCTGCTTCACGAAGCTGGTCCAGCACTTCAATCTCCAAGCGGTCTTCATCGCTCAGAGTTGCTTAGCCTAGCCAATGCTTTACCTACCGATAGTTACGATATTAAAGGTTATCGATACTAG
- the LOC132909024 gene encoding uncharacterized protein LOC132909024 isoform X2 — protein sequence MLFVDMVAGGVVAKLKWKNLKDSYRKNIQKLPPLKSDSKATIPCKIKWPYFEMMGFIKDYVTHTRGGSNLPDNSFISDDNIEEQPDEVSNDNVKDTSDLASTSNCTQEYSTSTPIKFLDPGFHSNSKFSQKSKYKYKKQRRDVDIEFLKLEEQRLNLLKKDINNKSEENPDLQFFKSLLPFMESLSPIEKLEVRGEIQNVIINKLRSRQPV from the exons ATGCTCTTCGTGGATATGGTCGCAGGag GAGTTGTTGCGAAATTGAAATGGAAGAATTTAAAAGACAGCTATAGGAAAAACATACAGAAGCTGCCCCCTTTGAAATCTGACTCGAAAGCAACAATCCCATGTAAGATCAAATGGCCCTATTTCGAAATGATGGGATTCATCAAGGATTATGTAACTCATACTCGCGGTGGAAGTAATTTGCCAGATAATTCGTTCATCAGCGATGATAATATCGAGGAACAACCTGATGAAGTTTCCAATGATAATGTCAAAGATACGAGTGATCTTGCAAGTACTTCGAATTGTACGCAGGAATATTCCACTTCCACACCTATCAAATTTTTGGATCCAGGATTTCActcaaattcaaaattttcacaaaaatctaaatacaaatacaaaaagcAGCGGAGGGACGTAgatatcgaatttttaaagcTAGAGGAACAGCGGCTAAACTTATTGAAAAAAGACATAAACAACAAAAGCGAAGAAAACCCAGATCTCCAGTTTTTTAAAAGTTTACTTCCTTTTATGGAATCCTTATCTCCAATCGAAAAATTGGAAGTGAGAGGAGAGATACagaatgttattattaataaactacGATCTAGGCAACCAGTCTAG
- the LOC132908995 gene encoding cytochrome P450 6a2-like produces the protein MLLATWLISDILAISSVIIAGWYIYYKLHIFKFWQKRGVFYVEPTFPTGNIMPIVIGKRSQAEFFGDIYHRYKQHPLVGIYMLHKPFLIINDLDLIRDVLAKQFTNFHDRGFFCNEKTDPLSGHLFQLPGKKWRNLRVKLTPTFTAGKLKQMFPIMKDIGNTLATYLEEKAQTRSTIDVKDVFSRYAVDIIMSAAFGITCDSLENPDNEFRYWGKKIFDPKPLWNALIVWAPQVFDFFSIPYTDKDVTNFFINVFKETVEYRESNNIERKDFLNLLMQLMRNGYVEADDNSEAANLTKNKLTMTEAAAQAFVFYLAGFETSSTTVTFCLYELAMHQDIQNKVREEIQTHLKKHGGDLTYDAVNEMTYLHKVISETLRKYPPVTVLNRICTNETTMEGTKFVIPKGIAVTIPVFGIHRDANIYPNPDKFDPERFTEENIKARHPYAYLPFGEGPRICIGLRFGLVQTKVAIINALLKNKMTLAPGTPTTLDYEPGSLILIPKGGVHLTIEPLK, from the exons ATGTTATTAGCTACGTGGTTAATATCAGATATTTTGGCTATTTCAAGCGTTATAATTGCCGGATGGTACATCTATTACAAACTacatatctttaaattttggCAGAAAAGAGGAGTATTTTATGTCGAACCTACCTTCCCTACTGGTAATATAATGCCAATTGTAATTGGCAAACGATCACAAG CCGAGTTTTTCGGAGATATTTATCATCGATATAAACAGCATCCTCTTGTTGGTATATATATGCTTCACAAGCCATTTTTGATTATAAACGATCTTGATTTGATTCGAGACGTACTGGCAAAACAGTTTACAAATTTCCACGATCGTGGATTTTTTTGCAACGAAAAAACGGACCCGCTGTCCGGACATCTATTTCAATTACCTGGAAAAAAGTGGAGGAATTTGAGAGTAAAATTGACACCAACTTTTACCGCGGGGAAACTCAAACAGATGTTTCCGATTATGAAAGACATTGGAAATACCTTAGCGACATATTTGGAAGAAAAGGCACAGACAAGATCGACGATCGATGTAAAAGACGTATTTTCAAG ATACGCCGTCGACATTATCATGTCAGCGGCATTTGGAATAACGTGCGATAGCTTGGAGAATCCGGACAACGAATTTCGCTATTGGGGAAAGAAGATATTTGATCCGAAGCCTCTTTGGAATGCTCTTATCGTATGGGCCCCGCAGGTTTTTGATTTCTTCTCCATACCATACACCGATAAGGATGTTacaaacttttttataaatgtgttcAAAGAAACTGTGGAATATAGAGAATCGAATAACATCGAACGAAAAgattttttgaatttattgATGCAGTTAATGAGAAATGGATATGTGGAGGCAGACGATAACTCGGAAGCAGCAAATCTTACAA aaaataaattgacaATGACGGAGGCTGCTGCACAAGCTTTCGTCTTCTACTTGGCTGGTTTCGAAACATCTTCGACCACGGTAACATTCTGCCTGTATGAATTAGCGATGCATCAAGATATACAGAATAAAGTACGCGAGGAAATTCAAACACATCTGAAGAAGCACGGTGGTGATCTGACGTACGATGCTGTAAACGAAATGACTTATCTCCATAAAGTGATCTCTG AAACATTACGGAAATATCCTCCGGTTACCGTCCTAAATCGTATTTGCACAAACGAAACAACGATGGAGGGAACGAAATTTGTCATACCTAAAGGAATTGCTGTGACAATACCCGTTTTTGGTATTCATCGAGATGCCAACATATACCCAAACCCGGATAAATTTGATCCAGAACGATTCaccgaagaaaatataaaagctaGACATCCCTATGCATATTTACCATTTGGCGAAGGACCAAGAATATGTAttg GATTAAGATTCGGCCTTGTACAAACGAAGGTTGCTATAATAAATgctttgttaaaaaataaaatgacactCGCACCAGGCACACCAACTACTTTGGATTATGAACCGGGATCTCTTATATTAATACCAAAGGGTGGTGTACACTTGACTATCGAGCCACTAAAGTGA
- the LOC132909024 gene encoding uncharacterized protein LOC132909024 isoform X1, which yields MTSMKNHFDIECLITEVQSRPILWQDNHKDYKNKSITDMIWEEVGKQCNCTGVVAKLKWKNLKDSYRKNIQKLPPLKSDSKATIPCKIKWPYFEMMGFIKDYVTHTRGGSNLPDNSFISDDNIEEQPDEVSNDNVKDTSDLASTSNCTQEYSTSTPIKFLDPGFHSNSKFSQKSKYKYKKQRRDVDIEFLKLEEQRLNLLKKDINNKSEENPDLQFFKSLLPFMESLSPIEKLEVRGEIQNVIINKLRSRQPV from the exons ATGACGAGTATGAAGAATCATTTCGATATCGaatgtttaataactgaagtgCAATCTAGGCCGATTTTATGGCAAGATAATCataaagattataaaaataagtctATCACAGACATGATATGGGAAGAAGTAGGAAAGCAGTGTAATTGTACAG GAGTTGTTGCGAAATTGAAATGGAAGAATTTAAAAGACAGCTATAGGAAAAACATACAGAAGCTGCCCCCTTTGAAATCTGACTCGAAAGCAACAATCCCATGTAAGATCAAATGGCCCTATTTCGAAATGATGGGATTCATCAAGGATTATGTAACTCATACTCGCGGTGGAAGTAATTTGCCAGATAATTCGTTCATCAGCGATGATAATATCGAGGAACAACCTGATGAAGTTTCCAATGATAATGTCAAAGATACGAGTGATCTTGCAAGTACTTCGAATTGTACGCAGGAATATTCCACTTCCACACCTATCAAATTTTTGGATCCAGGATTTCActcaaattcaaaattttcacaaaaatctaaatacaaatacaaaaagcAGCGGAGGGACGTAgatatcgaatttttaaagcTAGAGGAACAGCGGCTAAACTTATTGAAAAAAGACATAAACAACAAAAGCGAAGAAAACCCAGATCTCCAGTTTTTTAAAAGTTTACTTCCTTTTATGGAATCCTTATCTCCAATCGAAAAATTGGAAGTGAGAGGAGAGATACagaatgttattattaataaactacGATCTAGGCAACCAGTCTAG